atgtattttattggGAACAGgggtaattgaaaataaataacaaacctGAAATTTAGCCACACAACTGGAATTGCAAAAGTTATACAGTTTTCCATCAGGCATTGTGGCTTGGTATTGAGGTAAAGAGTTTCGCttacaaaaatggcaaataattcccaaACCTAGGAGGAAAAAGGTATATATCTGATTTCATTACAAggtaataagtttaaaaaaaatcttaactgctgaggttattttttaaaataaccttctGTAAACTATTCTTTTATTATCTGCACCTTAAATAGACAAGATTATTTGTACCTTAAAAAATGCTGTCAAAAAAGAAGACTGGTATTGTCCCTAAAACATACCTGATTACAtcaaaaaaatctcagttttagataatttttttggATGGAACAACAATTTTAGCTAAGAACACAAATATAGAAAGaacttcaaaaaactaaaagtagtaCAGAATGATCAAAATAATTACAACAGTTTGCAGTAAGAAAGTTTAGTGtggtaataaaaattttaaaataaaagcagttaAAAACAAGGATAAGAGCAAAGTTAAAGGAGTAGTTGCTTGTGCAAAAGGTAATTGTGTTGTAAAGTTTAACTTTTCAAATACCTGAAACTTACTTTGTGATTTTGCATATTTTGTCTTGTGACTGTTCATACAAGCAGTTGAACAATATGGCTCCATATATCCGTTAGGACCTATACACTGAGTCATATCAAAAAACCTGCACTGTGTTCGGCAACCAGTGCAAGTTGTCAGTTTtccatatttctaaaatatgaaacataaaaagataactttaaaaatcacaacttaactagaaaaaaattatcatatttttcaTTACACTATTTGTCTCTGCAAACAATTGTCTGTTAATCCCTAAACAGGATTAGTCAGAAGTCTGGATGCCAACTCTTAACTACAACAACTGCTAAATTCGGTTCAAAAAAGTAATGACCATCAGCTAAGTCAACTTCAAAAATAactctatttttctctgttagcTTCATTGAACAGAAACCCTACATATAGTTAAGTAAGAATTCAAAATCTAGGAAAGGCACAGTATTTTTTGTTTACAATGAGACCACACTTCTTTGTCATTTGGCAGAAGAAATTAAATGGAGCTATGAAATATAAGCCTCAATAATCAAGATTTGATCAAAAGTACATCAAAGGAAGAGTTTAAAGACTTTAAATACTATTTCCATTGAGCTGCTATTGTTCCAAGCACTTTTTAGATCTTCTCTTAATAAATGATTTACTACCTATCTGCTACATTTAAACCTCATTTGaccacaataaaatacaaattttttttttaattcaaaaaatgtttaaactacattgaaaatgatttttggtTATTAACTAAAGTTAGTAATTAGTCAATAGACAATAATCTTCCTGCCACAAGTGAATACAGTCATGTACCGTATGACGATGTTTCAAAGATGGACCACATATATAATGGTAGATACATAAGGaaataataccatattttaactgtaccttttctatgtttagatatgtatagatacacaaatacttaccattgtgttttaactgcctacagtattcagaaTAGTACCTTGCTGCACAGATTTGTAGCCTAAGGGGAACAGGCCATACCATACGGCCTacgtgtgtagtaggctacaccatccaggtttgtgtaagcacaccctatgatgtttgcacaatgatgaaatcgcctaccgatgcatttctcagaatatatccccgtcattaagtgatgcatgactgtatttgccAACAATGAGGTAATTCAAAGAAATGAGATAAAGACCAAGGAGGGGAGAGGGCGCTTTAAAAATTACAAGGACAAAAGCAGTAGCACTGAAATATGAACAGTCTTGCAAAAATACAATTCAGATGAACTggtatgtttatattaaaaaatttacctGATAGTCATAATTAGAAATCAACCATAAGGAAAAGCAAGCCTTCAAGTGCAACTTGTTTTCTGATCCTCTTTCTGAGTGGTTATAGAACTTCTTGTCTTAAGTTAAACCAAATATCACAAATCATGTTACAAAATAATTGTATCTATCTTTCTACCTGAAGTTGCAATGATTTAACTCCATCTTCATACCCAGGAGAATGTAgtacaatatgaaaatataagaaagccTCAAAGTGTTCCATGGATGGCTGAATAACAGATGTCAGGGAAGATGACAATCAGGCCAAAAATAACACATGAAATGGATAAACTGCATGGGAAAATTTCACAAACATCACAGGATTTCAGAAAATGAAGGTAATAAACTGAAGGtaaaaataaccaaaaggaaaaaaaaaaatacaaccaacatcaaaaaaagaaaacaactttctCAGTTTCCAATAAATAGAACAACCATGAGAAAACATAGCTGTTTATGTGCCAGGAATGTATGTAATATTCACTCTtatactataaaaaaaaaatgcatgctgCCTATTACTCATTTACCCAAATGTAGCCTAAAGGAAACCCTAGATTTTACTCTTCAAAGTGGAAACCAACTCATTCTTCATCTCTACTAGGCCCCCAAAAGAAGTACTTATCAACGGCAAAAGAATGATAAcaaggaacaaataaaaatggcTGCAAATATTGCATCTAATTACAACTTTTCCAATGGTACAAGGACAATAGAGgagaatattctaattttttgtgTTCCTGAGATCTATTTGATGACTTAAATTGTCATActagaaaaaggacaaaagaaagcagatcaataatagaagataaaagaatgtttaaaacctaaaaatacaGTGCAAATtagtaatattaaaaaacatCCACGACATCTGCCACCGTGTTGCAgggttagagaaaaaaataaaccagctCACACTAGATGTATGTATGAGAACACCAGGTATCAGCACCTATAAAGAATTCTTTTACCAATATAAATGAAGCCTAAACATCTACCCAAACCTTGGATTTGATTTTAATCATAAACATTCAAGTTGACAAAGTGAGTCTTATCACTTGGATGTGATTCTGACACTGATTTTATTGGCagaatgattaaataattattaacagtTTTAAGACATCAAGTAAACAAGGAGCTAGGCAACTGGTCCACACTGACAAGTACTTTTACCTGAAGAGAATGAGAAAGTACTATCAGAAAGACAGAATCATTAGTATTGAGATTATTTCAACACCACCACTTTCATAGCTACCACTGCTTCAAAAACCAAAGGACCCATTTAAAGAAAGAGTATTAGCAAAAAAGGAGATATAATTTCATGCCATGTTTGCTCAGcttcaaatgtattaaaaataatcttttaaataatttcatgctATGTTTGCTCAGcttcaaatgtattaaaaataatcttttaggccaggcagagtggctcacgcctgtaatcctagccctctgggaggccgaggcgggtggatcgctcgaggtcaggagttcaagaccaacctgagcgagaccccgtctctactaaaaatagaaataaaaaaattatctggacaactaaaaatatatatagaaaaaattagccaggcatggtggcgcatgcctgtagtcccagctacctgggaggctgaggcagtaggatcgcttaagctcaggagtttgaggttgctgtgagctaggctgacaccacggcactcactctagcccgggcgacaaagtgagactctgtctcaaaaaaaaaaaataataataataataataatcttttaaatttcataCAAACTTTCAATGCATCCTATAAATTTGCATTTaatgatataaatgaaaaaaaattaaatggaacaaattcagaatttaaatattctctttttaggCATGGGGGAAAATAAGCCTACATACAACTGTGGtaaaaaagaataagacagaACTGATTGAAATAAGATGTTGGTAAGGTAAAAGGTAGGTATGATGGGGAGTTTATGGCAAATTGGTTCATTTTCAGTCTACCAATTTAAAAGATGTAccttatattttagttttaaccAATTTCACATGAATATCAAAATTAACCTTCACATGATTTTAtgcatttaacacattaactgccatgtgcattgtatttaactcactctagttttgagcctggggcctcgtgaagcatatataaTTCACAGGTCTCTTGACCTTGGGAGCAGCATGGTGCACAGGCAACTCACGCTGCCATGCTGTATCATACATGTTACATGttgggtggccccctgggcaaaaccctgcagttggctCGTGAAAATCTTACtcgttgatgttcttattgttacaattaatgttgacaatttaattctaaaaatgtggattcaatgaatagaaatcaataaatttcatttttctatttatatttacctttaaattacacttaagccTCACAAGtgaagaaaaacactttaccTCTATGAACCActtttcaagttttcacattactttttacattactaattttcaagttttcataTTACTTTTTCATTGATGTATGTTTTAGGAAAAAGCATTCTACACAAAAGTACACATTACATTTGCTGCATTTCCATGCTGTCTGTTTACATCTTTTCATGGCATATTCACGTCCTTTCTCAGCTTGTGTTTTTTCATAACACACAGTACATCTTCTTCTGGCAGAGCCCATGTTCACAAGGGAACAAGTCACAGATGGTGAGGGAAGGGACGGCACCGCAGTAGATGTTTCATCTGTCTGGAGCAGTTTTAGGCAAACTTGTTCTTTGAATTTTGTGATCGAGATCTTCTTTTTGTTCACAACTCTGTAGAGAACGAGTGAGTTCACCAAAGCTGATCCTGTGATTAGCTCTATTGCTAATTTTCTGAACCACTTTATGCCACGTCTCAAAGAACATGAATATGACTTCAGCTGATCTGAGAGGTCAATGAACGCCTTCGAATTATTATAATCTACAATCATATGTGGTTTTTCTACAACACCTTTTCTTGTTTCAACCACTTTAGTGTCTTCGCCATGCATAGTACTCAGCATCAGTACATCTCTTTTATCCTTCCATTTGAGGACGACGACTCCTGTGTCACTTTCTCGAGCAATTACTTCGTTCTTGTTCAGCTTCGCCTTCACTACATCTGGCGGGTTTAGCTTCCTGTTACTTCTTAGTGTGCCCACCAGATACGTAGAGCGCTCAAGGAGTTGATGAGCAAGGTGGATGCTGGTGTAGTAGTTGTCAGTGTATAAAACATGTCCACTATCTAGTAAACCTTCTATCAGCTTCATGACAACTGAGGATGAAACAGGAATGCCAGATCTTGCTTCCTTCCCACAATAAATTTTCACATTCCAGGTGTAACCATCTTTTAGACAaagtttgaaaagttttattCCAAATTTATGGCACTTGTTTTTTACGTACTGTATGAAACTCAAACGTCCACGAAATGGCACCATTGTTTCCTCAATACATATTTCCTTATCTGGAACTACAGCAACCTGAAACCTTTCAAGAAGACGATCAAGAAGTGGCTGGATCTTGAAGAGACGGTCACCAGGAGGACATTCTTCATTGTTAGAGAAATGCCACATTCTCAGAAGCATTTCAAAGCGGTTACGTGATATAAGCTTTTTCACTGAATtgtcatacaaaatattttttgaccaATAGTCCGGAAGTCTTGGCTTCTTGCTAAGGCCCATCCAAAACAATACTCCCAAAAACCGCTCCATTTCTTGAGAAGTAACATCATACCACTTTTTTAGCCGGGAGTGGGGTTTGACATTACCCTTTTGTAAAGTCTGACTTGCGTAGATATTAGTTTCCTTTACCATGTAGTCAATAACATCATCTGTtatgaagaatttgaaaaaatcatAAGGTGTTTTTTCATGGAGATTTACCGCAACTTCGGTTGGAACACCAGGGTTACTTTCAACGAAGTCAAAAATCTTCATGTTACTTCCTGACACTGGACCCCAGGTCAGAGAACTTACACTAGTCACTACAGGTTCTTCAGAAACATCTGATGGCGAATCACTCTCACTGAAATCGGCCACAACTGCTTTGACTGTTTCAGTAATAGATTTTGAACAACCTTCCCCACTGGAAAGATCTGTATGTAATGTTCTTCTTCTAGTTTTTCTTGGTGGGCTGCAACTGCTATCAGAACTGTCCCCACTATCTCCACTAGGACGGCACTCCTCTGAATCATCACTAAATAGATCAACATCTTCATCACTCATGTCCAAAACTTCGTTCACCATTTCCTCCAACAATTCCTTACGCTCATTTTCTCTAGACATTTTCTCCTGAGAACGAAAAACGCAAAATAAACTTATGTGATGATCACAGCTCTGGTCACAGAAGCTACACTAAAGTAGAACTGGTGGATAGGCGGGAAGGTCCATAGCAGCCTGCGCGCTG
Above is a genomic segment from Lemur catta isolate mLemCat1 chromosome 13, mLemCat1.pri, whole genome shotgun sequence containing:
- the ZMYM2 gene encoding zinc finger MYM-type protein 2 isoform X3 produces the protein MDTSSVGGLELTDQTPVLLGSTAMATSLTNVGNSFSGSTNPLVSRSNKFQNSSVEDDDDVVFIEPVQPPPPFAPVVSDQRTITFTSSKNEELQGNDSKILPSSKELASQKGSVSETIVIDDEEDMETNQGQEKNSSNFIERRPSETKNRTNDVDFSTSSFSRSKVNAGMGNSGITTEPDSEIQIANVTTLETGVSSVNDGQLENTDGRDMNLMITHVTSLQNANLGDVSNGLQSSNFGVNMQTYTPSLTSQTKTGVGPFNPGRMNVAGDVFQNGESATHHNPDSWISQSASFPRNQKQPGVDSLSPVASLPKQIFQPSAQQQPTKPVKVTCANCKKPLQKGQTAYQRKGSAHLFCSTTCLSSFSHKPAPKKLCVMCKKDITTMKGTIVAQVDSSESFQEFCSTSCLSLYEDKQNPTKGALNKSRCTICGKLTEIRHEVSFKNMTHKLCSDHCFNRYRMANGLIMNCCEQCGEYLPSKGAGNNVLVIDGQQKRFCCQSCVSEYKQVGSHPSFLKEVRDHMQDSFLMQPEEKMSRENERKELLEEMVNEVLDMSDEDVDLFSDDSEECRPSGDSGDSSDSSCSPPRKTRRRTLHTDLSSGEGCSKSITETVKAVVADFSESDSPSDVSEEPVVTSVSSLTWGPVSGSNMKIFDFVESNPGVPTEVAVNLHEKTPYDFFKFFITDDVIDYMVKETNIYASQTLQKGNVKPHSRLKKWYDVTSQEMERFLGVLFWMGLSKKPRLPDYWSKNILYDNSVKKLISRNRFEMLLRMWHFSNNEECPPGDRLFKIQPLLDRLLERFQVAVVPDKEICIEETMVPFRGRLSFIQYVKNKCHKFGIKLFKLCLKDGYTWNVKIYCGKEARSGIPVSSSVVMKLIEGLLDSGHVLYTDNYYTSIHLAHQLLERSTYLVGTLRSNRKLNPPDVVKAKLNKNEVIARESDTGVVVLKWKDKRDVLMLSTMHGEDTKVVETRKGVVEKPHMIVDYNNSKAFIDLSDQLKSYSCSLRRGIKWFRKLAIELITGSALVNSLVLYRVVNKKKISITKFKEQVCLKLLQTDETSTAVPSLPSPSVTCSLVNMGSARRRCTVCYEKTQAEKGREYAMKRCKQTAWKCSKCNVYFCVECFFLKHTSMKK